In Spodoptera frugiperda isolate SF20-4 chromosome 13, AGI-APGP_CSIRO_Sfru_2.0, whole genome shotgun sequence, the following are encoded in one genomic region:
- the LOC118270236 gene encoding ommochrome-binding protein isoform X1 gives MGFLKLLVLLAGAPFLAAAPVENQTDQVVMCDGVIFHDVYYDKELLFTELGRPYNLVMHKFSGMLFFSHTIQNGTQVDFGIRSCHLEKKTCREIQGVPGGYAVAYDGGNDDIYFGGHDGIYKYNFLTKAAEFFAEEGKSIWGLFVRRNFYYIEYPTQKLFVYQDDSFVQVAEAINIEVDHFFVSKHIDVYFANKTALYKVDRPNNEAVVLNDEIVIRQIVEDSYGDVYFCAGDGIYLEDKPYHKLKKIAEIDQAFGMSFDDKDRLIYSDKDTIYRLNPSKYSGLCLNAIINPEDRNDESLRKTLTR, from the exons ATGGGATTTCTGAAGCTGTTGGTCTTACTAGCCGGTGCTCCATTCTTGGCTGCGGCCCCGGTAGAGAACCAAACCGACCAGGTGGTGATGTGTGATGGAGTCATCTTCCACGACGTGTACTATGACAAGGAACTCCTGTTCACCGAGCTCGGGAGACCATACAACTTGGTGATGCACAA GTTTTCAGGCATGCTCTTCTTCAGCCACACCATCCAAAATGGTACTCAAGTAGACTTCGGCATCAGGTCCTGCCATCTTGAGAAGAAAACTTGCAGAGAAATACAAGGCGTTCCCGGGGGATACGCAGTGGCTTACGACGGCGGCAACGACGATATCTACTTCGGCGGCCATGACGGCATATACAAATACAACTTCCTCACAAAAGCAGCGGAATTTTTCGCCGAAGAGGGAAAGTCTATCTGGGGATTGTTTGTCCGACGAAACTTTTACTATATCGAGTATCCCACGCAAAAACTTTTCGTGTACCAGGACGACAGTTTCGTTCAAGTAGCCGAAGCTATTAATATAGAGGTGGACCATTTCTTCGTGTCCAAGCACATCGATGTTTACTTCGCAAACAAAACAGCGTTGTACAAAGTCGATAGGCCGAACAACGAAGCCGTAGTTTTAAACGACGAGATAGTTATACGTCAGATAGTAGAGGACAGTTATGGTGACGTATATTTCTGTGCAGGTGACGGAATATATCTTGAAGATAAACCGTACCATAAACTTAAGAAGATCGCTGAGATCGATCAGGCTTTCGGCATGAGTTTCGATGATAAGGACCGTCTAATATATTCTGATAAGGATACAATATACAGACTTAATCCCAGTAAATACAGTGGACTCTGTTTGAATGCTATAATTAATCCTGAAGACAGAAACGATGAATCGTTAAGGAAGACTTTGAcaagataa
- the LOC118270236 gene encoding ommochrome-binding protein isoform X2: MDRTVSKIVYTSVFFSIYLLMTATARTRSLPEIACNRLKIGDNWYDRDTLWANIGRPYNLNVHRGSNSLFFSYSLPETYADVDFQLAYFNIDTREYQTIAGIRGGCSVAIDQMNDEVYLGGSDGIYKYNMLTKLADFYKEKGKNIWSLFYKKNLFYISYPDQKLHIEYDGKFATVKEFENFEIDYFHVSSLNVIYFANKTGLYKYDNEKMEAQVVNELITVRQIVEDNEGDTYIVSNFGIFADGKYDGLKKILDMKNIYGLAFDKDNNFIYSDEKNIIKLVYSLVGCDKKPVHW, translated from the exons ATGGATAGAACAGTTTCTAAGATCGT GTACACCTCCGTGTTCTTCAGCATATACTTATTAATGACAGCAACAGCTCGGACAAGATCGCTACCAGAGATCGCATGCAACCGACTCAAAATAGGAGACAACTGGTATGACAGGGACACTCTCTGGGCCAACATCGGAAGACCATACAACCTGAACGTCCACAGAGGCTCCAACTCCTTATTCTTCAGCTACTCTCTACCAGAAACCTATGCTGATGTCGACTTCCAACTCGCGTACTTTAATATTGACACAAGAGAGTACCAGACCATCGCAGGCATCAGAGGCGGCTGCTCCGTCGCCATAGATCAAATGAACGACGAAGTATACCTCGGGGGAAGCGATGGCATCTACAAATACAACATGCTCACCAAACTAGCAGATTTCTACAAAGAAAAAGGCAAAAACATATGGTCTTTGTTCTATAAAAAGAATCTATTCTACATCAGCTATCCAGACCAGAAACTCCACATAGAATACGATGGAAAATTTGCAACAGTAAAAGAGTTTGAGAATTTCGAAATTGATTATTTCCACGTAAGCAGTCTTAACGTAATATATTTTGCTAACAAAACTGGTTTATATAAGTATGATAATGAGAAAATGGAGGCTCAAGTTGTAAATGAATTAATAACTGTTCGACAAATAGTTGAGGACAATGAAGGAGATACGTATATCGTGAGTAACTTTGGTATATTTGCTGATGGTAAATATGATGGGCTCAAAAAGATTTTGGACATGAAGAATATATACGGTCTAGCATTcgataaagataataatttcatttactcagatgaaaagaatattattaagcTTGTATATAGTTTAGTTGGTTGTGATAAGAAACCTGTACATTGGTAA